Part of the Catalinimonas alkaloidigena genome is shown below.
ACTCTGATACTTATCAGCCCCCACAGTTTGAGTCAGATAAACGCATAGAAAATATTCATAAGTTAGCACCAGAAATCACCAGTATCTTCAACACGCATGCTGAGGAACAGCATTTTCCCGGCTATGTATATGGAATCGTGGTAGATGATTCACTTGTCCTTTCAGGAAGTTATGGTGTAATTAATCTGGATAATCAGGTAAAGGTCAATGAGCAGTCGTACTTCAAGATTGCATCCATGACCAAAAGCTTTACTGCTATGGGCATTATGAAGCTGAAGGAAGAAGGTAAACTTGATCTGAATGCCCCTGCACAGCAGTATTTACCTGAACTTTCCACTATTGAATATCCCACCCGGGATGCTGCTCCTATTACGATATTCAATCTGCTGACTATGACCTCCGGCTTTCCTGAAGACAATCCTTGGGGGGATCGGCAATTAGAAGATACCAATGAGGAGTTTCTGAGCTTTCTAAGCAATGGCATCAGCATGTCTAACGTACCCAACGAAGCTTTTGAATACAGCAATCTGGGCTACGCCATGCTGGGCAACATCATCAGCAGGGTATCAGGGAAGCCTTATCAGGAATATATCCGGGAAAATATTTTTCTACCCCTAGGCATGGAAGATACCTACTGGGAATATGAGGGGCTACCTGATGATCAGCTAGCGATAGGCTATCGCTGGGAAGATGAGCAGTGGAAGCCTGAACCCATGCTTCATGATGGTGCTTTTGGCGCAATGGGTGGTTTGATTACTTCACTGAGTGATTTTTCTAAATACGTCTCTTTCCATCTCTCTGCCTGGCCACCCTCCAATCCGCTGGATAATGGTCCGGTGAAAAGAAGTTCTCTCCGGCAAATGCAGCAAATGTACCACCCTCACCTCTTTACCGATGCCCGGGACGGGCAGGGCAATG
Proteins encoded:
- a CDS encoding serine hydrolase domain-containing protein, with amino-acid sequence MNKLSKLSPLPYLSFLLLACSQEAKNISDQLQISAAPIQLKYSDTYQPPQFESDKRIENIHKLAPEITSIFNTHAEEQHFPGYVYGIVVDDSLVLSGSYGVINLDNQVKVNEQSYFKIASMTKSFTAMGIMKLKEEGKLDLNAPAQQYLPELSTIEYPTRDAAPITIFNLLTMTSGFPEDNPWGDRQLEDTNEEFLSFLSNGISMSNVPNEAFEYSNLGYAMLGNIISRVSGKPYQEYIRENIFLPLGMEDTYWEYEGLPDDQLAIGYRWEDEQWKPEPMLHDGAFGAMGGLITSLSDFSKYVSFHLSAWPPSNPLDNGPVKRSSLRQMQQMYHPHLFTDARDGQGNDCPVMIGYGFGLGIRKDCHGDIRVSHSGGLPGYGSEYRFYPEYGVGIISFANRTYSPAGSANARVMNLLIQKAELPHLLLPASEILSTRKDQVAELIQSWDEGLGEQILAENFYLDQSRSHRMAAAEENFQQIGNVQNIGELKAINQLRGTFVLEGDKGNAEVFFSLSPEKNPKVQAINIRLLD